The sequence GCCAAACGGCTACAATCCTCGACTCATTCAGATTCGCCCCCATCGTGATGGTGGTTTTGCGACATGGCTATTTAAGCTATCAGCGATGCACTGAATAGGGCTGGATGGGACATAAAGCGAGGCTGATCAGGACACGCTTGAGCGCCAAAAAAACGCTTATGCTGCAGTCTAACAGCGCGTACGCAATGGATCGCCGCTATGCACTCATACCCTCGCCGCGATGCAGTGCATGGGAATAAGCCATATCGCAAAACCCACTCTGGTTTGGCTAATAGGCTGCTGTTCCAGTCCTTACTTGGTATCGCCACCTTCTTGCCAGATACGCAATAGCTTGTCGTAAGGGACGGTTTCTCCGCGTGGTTTTTCGTTGCGCAATCGGGCTTTGGGTCCGCCGGGGCGGCCAAGCCAGTAGGTGGGGGGCTGTGGTGGGTTCAGGCGGGGCGGGCAGCGCAGGCCGGGTTGCTGCGAGAGTTTCTGCAGGGTGACGGGGTGAGAGATAACCTCACAGGGATGTCAGAGATAAGTGGGAACAACCGGGATGATATGGGAAGAACCTGGATAGGCAAAATGAAAGACTATTGCTGGCACTGAAACTACCCGCTAGCCAAACATGTCGCCCTGTCGCTGGGCGATCTCTTCTTGTCGAACCGTCTTGACGATCTTGTAAATCCATTGGAGTGAGACGCTGTATTTTCTGGCCAGCTCACTATGATTGACGCCGTTGAAGTCATCGTAGATTTGCCGGTCCCGCAACGACAGCTTGTACGATAGCCCCATCGGGAAATAGATGTTCTGACCTCCCCAATGGGCAGCCATTCGATCAGCAATCTCACGCCCCAGTTGCTCGGCCTTGTCCTGGCTCACCCCCGCACGCTCAACCAGTGCCAATGCGCATTGCTCGGCTAGATCTACCAGCAGCTCAGGGCCTTTACTCTTGAACTCACTTTTTTGACGGCTATCCTGGAAGGCTGTTTCATTCATGCTGCTCTCCCTCGTTTCAGTACATCGCTCAAGCACTGCCATGCATAGTGCATGGGGTCAAACGTCATACGGGTAAATGCATCACTCAATGCGTTGTTGATCAGATCCTGCTCAGGCATTGTCAATCCCGACTTGCTGGCCTTGGCCGCCATCTCCTGCACAATCTGTGGCAAGAAACGCATGACCCACTTCTTCATGGTCTCAATCACTCGGTGCATATCGCAGTCAACCCACTGCAGCGCATCCACCCCGGCAATGCGTTTAACATAGCTGGCCAGTGCCCGTTCAGAAGGGTCTTTGACAACGCCCAGCTCATGCAGGAATAGCCATAGAGCGCGTACCTTCCGCGCCTCTGCATCTTGCGCCAAGGGGCGTGACTGCACCGGTGACTTGGCACGTACTTTGAAACCCAGCCGCTTCATATGATCCAGAACCATCTGAAGTTCAGATGCACTCAGATCAGCAGCACTGGTCTTGGTAGCCACTTGCAGCAGGATGGCCCTATAGCATCCATCGTCCAGGCCCAGTTCACGTCGAGCAACATGAATCAAGCGAATTAAACGAGTACGGTCATATGTCTTGGTAGTCATGGTCAGCTCATCAGTACCCGGCAACCACACCGGACAGACCGCGCAGCGTACTGCGCGCGGTTTCGCCTTATGCTGCTGCAGCGTCCTTGAGTGCTTTGGCCGGTGAGAACTTTGGCGCGCGCTTCGCTGCAATTTGGATCGACTCTCCCGTTTTCGGGTTCCGGCCCACCTTGGCGGCGCGCTGAGCAGCACCAAACTTACCAAGGTCGGTGATCGCCAGCTCACCTCCGGCCCGCACGGTATCCAGTACGGTCGTAATCAACGCATTAAGTACAGACTCAACCTGGCTGTTGGAAATGCCTGTGGAAGTCGCCAGATGTTTAACCAGTTCCTGCTTGTTCATTGCGGGTTTCCTTTACATGTAATCACGACATGAAGTCCGGCCTCATCAAACCGGGAGGCCGTTCCGGTACTCAAAACATCTCTGGCCATCGCCAGATGCTCCAGAAAGATATCGGTATGCTCGCCCTGAAGGATCACCAACGCCTCCATGGCTTTGCCATTGGCAGGATCACATACCACGGCTTCAGCACTGACTACATCCGGGTGATCCAGTGCCTGGAGCATACGAGCAAAGCATTGGCGCAGGTTTCTGAACCCCTGCATGATCACACCCCGGCGATATCAAGGTTAATGGGCTGATATTGATCGCTATCCACCACGCGTTCATAAATGCGGACATAGGGTTTGCTACCGGCGATCTGGACACTGTCCGCGATGGCCTGCATCGCACGAAGCCACTTCTCGTCACTGATGTTCAAGCGTTTCAGCCCCAACACACGAGCGGTATTGATCTGTCCTTCCTTGTTCACCTGGAACGCATCATTGATCAGTGCCTTGATCTCATCGCTGCTGCTGGCCGTCCAGGACTGGATGCATTCATCAATCAGCTGTTTGGCCGCCTGCAGGCGCTCGTCAAACACCAGATACTCCTGCACCTGCCGGATCACTTTGTATCGCCCGTCGAACGACAGCAATGTCACATTCCCCTTGATGCCCCCCAGCTTTACGCCGTACTGCTCAGCGGACATTTCGACAAAGGCACCAATGTCTGCAAACGCCTTGGTCTTGAACGACGCCAGTACCGAAGACACATGGCGCGCCTGCTCCACCAGTTCACGCACAATCTCATCACGCGCACGGTCTATGGGTTTGACCATCACCTCGGGAATCAACCGGCCTTCTCTGTCTTGCCAGTACCCGTCTGGAATGCTTGCTTTCATCTGCTACTCCTTGCTGTCACCCGTCATACGTTTGGATGTACTCAACTGATTAAGCATGTCACGCAACTGAATTCGAGTACGCATCAATGCACCTCAGACGGTGATTTAGACACGCACATGACCTGATGCTTGACGATGCCATCCAGCTCCCGCAACACAAAATCATGGTGTCCCTGCAT is a genomic window of Leeia aquatica containing:
- a CDS encoding Mor transcription activator family protein — protein: MNETAFQDSRQKSEFKSKGPELLVDLAEQCALALVERAGVSQDKAEQLGREIADRMAAHWGGQNIYFPMGLSYKLSLRDRQIYDDFNGVNHSELARKYSVSLQWIYKIVKTVRQEEIAQRQGDMFG
- a CDS encoding DUF3164 family protein; amino-acid sequence: MKASIPDGYWQDREGRLIPEVMVKPIDRARDEIVRELVEQARHVSSVLASFKTKAFADIGAFVEMSAEQYGVKLGGIKGNVTLLSFDGRYKVIRQVQEYLVFDERLQAAKQLIDECIQSWTASSSDEIKALINDAFQVNKEGQINTARVLGLKRLNISDEKWLRAMQAIADSVQIAGSKPYVRIYERVVDSDQYQPINLDIAGV
- a CDS encoding HU family DNA-binding protein, whose protein sequence is MNKQELVKHLATSTGISNSQVESVLNALITTVLDTVRAGGELAITDLGKFGAAQRAAKVGRNPKTGESIQIAAKRAPKFSPAKALKDAAAA
- a CDS encoding gp16 family protein — its product is MTTKTYDRTRLIRLIHVARRELGLDDGCYRAILLQVATKTSAADLSASELQMVLDHMKRLGFKVRAKSPVQSRPLAQDAEARKVRALWLFLHELGVVKDPSERALASYVKRIAGVDALQWVDCDMHRVIETMKKWVMRFLPQIVQEMAAKASKSGLTMPEQDLINNALSDAFTRMTFDPMHYAWQCLSDVLKRGRAA